From Vibrio crassostreae, one genomic window encodes:
- the nfuA gene encoding Fe-S biogenesis protein NfuA, with translation MSNITITETAQTHFANLLSQQPEGTNIRVFVVNPGTQNAECGVSYCPTDAIEASDTKLSFEAFSAYVDELSLPFLDEAEIDFVTDKMGSQLTLKAPNAKMRKVSDDAPLLERVEYAIQTQVNPQLAGHGGHVSLVEITEDGAAIVAFGGGCNGCSMVDVTLKEGIEKELLQQFEGELTAVRDATEHDRGEHSYY, from the coding sequence GTGTCAAATATTACTATTACAGAAACAGCTCAAACTCACTTTGCCAATCTGCTGTCACAGCAGCCTGAAGGTACAAACATTCGTGTGTTCGTGGTAAATCCAGGCACACAAAACGCTGAGTGTGGTGTTTCTTACTGTCCAACAGATGCTATCGAAGCGTCTGATACAAAACTTTCTTTCGAAGCATTCTCTGCATACGTAGATGAGTTAAGCCTACCATTCCTAGACGAAGCTGAGATTGACTTCGTGACTGACAAAATGGGCTCTCAACTAACGCTTAAAGCACCAAATGCTAAAATGCGTAAGGTATCTGATGATGCACCGCTTCTAGAACGCGTTGAATACGCAATTCAAACACAAGTTAACCCACAACTTGCTGGTCACGGTGGTCACGTTAGCTTGGTAGAAATCACTGAAGACGGTGCTGCTATCGTAGCATTCGGCGGTGGTTGTAACGGTTGTTCTATGGTTGATGTGACTCTAAAAGAAGGCATCGAGAAAGAACTTCTTCAACAATTCGAAGGTGAACTGACTGCTGTTCGTGATGCAACTGAGCACGATCGTGGTGAGCACTCTTACTACTAA